In the Solanum pennellii chromosome 5, SPENNV200 genome, one interval contains:
- the LOC107018945 gene encoding putative ETHYLENE INSENSITIVE 3-like 4 protein, translating to MEVCKGQGFVYGIVSEKGKLVSGCSDSLQQWWMEKVRFDQNAPIAIAKSLPKLVEEENMLDPNASFMCLLEELQDTTLSSILSALMQHCIPPQRRFPLDRGLAPPWWPTGNELWWGDQGLSQEQGPPPYRKPHGLKKAWKVSVLAAIIKHMCPNLGRMRRLVNQSKNLQNKMTAKETSTWSKVVNQEEALLKLTRSLKISTSKVEVNKDKEDQLDFTFVPKMLTKDDKGKSIIFDDDVSMEDVVYASQNMNCPQSVLGLGFVDKNLRIEHESSCSYGKVESDIKITKKVPMTTSLA from the exons ATGGAGGTTTGCAAGGGTCAAGGCTTTGTGTATGGGATTGTATCAGAGAAGGGGAAGTTGGTGAGTGGCTGTTCAGATAGTTTACAACAATGGTGGATGGAGAAAGTAAGATTTGACCAAAATGCCCCTATTGCCATTGCTAAATCCTTGCCCAAATTAGTAGAGGAGGAGAACATGTTGGATCCTAATGCCTCATTTATGTGTCTTCTTGAAGAATTGCAAGACACTACTTTAAGCTCAATACTTTCAGCTCTAATGCAACATTGTATCCCTCCACAAAGGAGGTTCCCTTTGGATAGAGGTTTAGCCCCACCTTGGTGGCCAACAG GGAATGAACTTTGGTGGGGTGATCAAGGGCTGTCCCAAGAACAAGGTCCACCACCTTATAGGAAGCCCCATGGTTTGAAGAAGGCATGGAAAGTAAGTGTTTTAGCTGCAATTATCAAACACATGTGTCCTAATTTAGGGAGGATGAGGAGATTGGTGAATCAATCCAAGAACTTACAAAACAAGATGACAGCCAAAGAAACATCAACTTGGTCTAAAGTTGTTAACCAAGAAGAAGCCCTTCTCAAGTTGACTAGGTCTCTCAAGATTTCAACATCCAAAGTAGAAGTAAACAAGGATAAAGAAGATCAATTAGATTTTACTTTTGTTCCTAAAATGTTGACAAAAGATGACAAGGGGAAGTCCATTATCTTTGATGATGACGTTAGTATGGAGGACGTAGTGTATGCATCCCAAAACATGAATTGTCCACAAAGTGTATTAGGCTTGGGATTTGTGGACAAGAATTTAAGAATTGAACATGAGTCAAGTTGCTCTTATGGTAAAGTTGAAAGTGATATCAAAATAACCAAGAAAGTGCCTATGACAACTTCTCTAGCTTGA
- the LOC107019025 gene encoding major pollen allergen Lol p 11-like yields MAKMIFLFVVCLVLFASINVSANFMDTFLVIGKVYCDTCRCGFETSASKYLPGSRVRIECKNRDTNDLAYTVEGVTNSKGEYKILVNSDRRDEFCDVVLIRSSDPMCAESNTGRDRARVVLTSNNGMVSNTRFANSIGFLSNEPLASCTKILQQYEFSEDQF; encoded by the exons atggctaagatgatatttttatttgttgtttgctTAGTATTATTTGCTTCTATTAATGTTAGTGCCAATTTTATGGACACTTTTCTTGTTATTGGCAAAGTTTATTGTGACACTTGTCGTTGTGGCTTTGAGACTTCTGCCTCCAAGTATCTTCCTG GATCGAGGGTTAGAATCGAGTGCAAGAATAGGGACACTAACGATTTGGCATACACTGTTGAAGGTGTTACAAACTCTAAAGGAGAATATAAGATCCTTGTGAATAGTGATCGCCGCGATGAATTTTGCGATGTCGTCCTCATTAGAAGCTCTGATCCAATGTGTGCGGAATCCAACACGGGCCGTGATCGCGCCCGTGTTGTCCTCACTAGCAACAATGGCATGGTATCTAATACTCGCTTCGCTAATTCAATAGGATTCCTTTCTAATGAGCCTCTTGCTAGTTGCACAAAAATCCTCCAGCAATATGAATTTTCAGAagatcaattttaa